The genomic DNA GGAAAAATAAATAACGCCTGAACTATTAAGCACATGCTTTAAGACCCCTCCGGACACAAAAAATGAGGAGTATTCAAAATCACTGATCTGTTTCCAGGTGTATCCGGGATTAACATCTGAAGATGCAAGATGTGTAAAAACTCCCTCAACCTTGACGTTCTTAAACTCACTTACTTTTTTATAGAAATTTTCAAAATCCCCGGAAGGTATGCCAAGACGCCCCATCCCCGTATCTATTTCAATATGAATTTTTGCAGTCGTTCTTTGTTTTTTTGCTTCTTTATCCAGCGCTTTGACAATATCAAGACCGGAAACACTCTGACTTATTCTACCGCTTACAATATCTCTTGCCTGAAAAGGAAAAGCAGAAACAATATTTAAAATAGGAAGATCAATACCGCTTGATCTTAAAGCAACCGCTTCCGAAATATCCCCTATCCCCAAGCATTCAACTCCGCCCTTTTCAAGGGCCCTGGCAACCGGAATAAGACCGTGCCCATAAGCATTATCCTTGATAATGGCGCATATTTTAACGCCCCGAGAAAGCTTTCTCCTTGCTTCCTTTATATTATGGAGAATAGCCTTTCTATCTATTTCAACCCAGCTCATATCCATAGAGGTTTATTATAGCAGAAATATATGATTTATAGAAGTTCATCTTTTTTATCCA from Candidatus Firestonebacteria bacterium RIFOXYD2_FULL_39_29 includes the following:
- a CDS encoding alanine racemase: MDMSWVEIDRKAILHNIKEARRKLSRGVKICAIIKDNAYGHGLIPVARALEKGGVECLGIGDISEAVALRSSGIDLPILNIVSAFPFQARDIVSGRISQSVSGLDIVKALDKEAKKQRTTAKIHIEIDTGMGRLGIPSGDFENFYKKVSEFKNVKVEGVFTHLASSDVNPGYTWKQISDFEYSSFFVSGGVLKHVLNSSGVIYFSGAGFDMARPGLMIYGLHNNKEENKTVNLKPALSWKTKVLLVKCYKKGSNISYGNTYKTKRDTKIAVLGIGYGSGYNRLLSNNGEVLINGNKYPVTGRVCMDLTMVELGNNSKVKAGDTAFLIGRSKNKVISAEEVAEKCKTIPYEIVCAINKDIKRVYV